Below is a window of Brassica napus cultivar Da-Ae chromosome A5, Da-Ae, whole genome shotgun sequence DNA.
AGAAGCGGAGAGTTTGCTGCGGAGGAGCGTAGAACTCTCATGTGAGGCACGTGAGATTTTCTACAACAGATGCAACAAGGGTTCTTGGGATTTTGACCACGTCGGAAAAGCTTCCCGGCGACCAGTTCTTGTAGCAGCTTCCGTTGGTAGCTATGGAGCTTATCTCGCCGATGGCTCTGAATACAGGTTCTTTGAATGATAAGCTTGATCGTAATTTTTGCTACATTTTAGGTATCAAATTGAACTTGAACCCAATGAAagaactatatatatgtaaaagtatatctatatcttctctattaaaagagaagtatcaTTTTTATCTAATATTTAGAAGTCTACTTGgaccatctaattaaaattttattaagtcTTCCATTTACTAACCATTTGATAacataacatatttaaaaaacatttacaatTATCTTATTCACGGATGTTTTAAACTCGCACATTTGTGGTCAAATGTCTACTATgtttagattattaattaactaCAACATTTAATTTCAAGTTTGATAAccatttcaaaaatatagattATAAAACGATAGTATGATTCCCGGTGTTGACATACAATATGATTTTAATACCATTAAAAAGATAGAGTACAAAACATTATGAAATGCAAGATCGATATACAGTGTTTTTCTCATACCATCAAATAGATTAGAAAAAATAACATAGTTCAAAAAATTATCATACACGTCGAAATCATTTATCCTCTACCTAGCCACCATGTTCATCACAACAACATAATAAAAATCTGTGAAGAACACAATTGATTGAACACATTATCTTAGATCAAAACCCAGTGCAATTAATCATATACATCTTATCTATAACTCATATACACGTTTTTcgtatattaaaataaaaaaattccattaaagtatttatttagtttgtgaaaacattttgtatataatttaatttctaATACCGCATATTACAGAATATACTAAGGCATAATTAAATGTTCTGAAATCTTAACCTTTAAGATTattatatttaactttttttgattatataagGTAAAACAACATTAGTTAATCATCCTAAGATCTCTCTTCCCTAACTATCATAAAATCACGTAATACATTTTGAAATGATTAGATCTGATATTTGTTACACAAATCACGTCATACAAATCTCATTACCTAATTCACAAAGATATTTATCATTTAGTTACCTAATATCTCCAGCCCAATAGTTACACCATGATCCATAAAAGTTATGTTTCTATCTTATAATATATGAAACAACAATACAAAATTAGAATGAATCAACCTTATAGAAATGTGAACGAAACCATTTAAGCAAATTGAAACATACTgatacaaaacataaacaaatacaTATGTTATATCATTGCAAATCAATATAACACCCGCGTTGGTGCGCGGGTTCGAtcctagtattttttttaatgtaaaagtATTGGTTccctcagttttttttttaaaagtactggttcctttgtaaatatagtataaattttttCATCCTTCATAAGAGCACCCACAACAACAAATCTTTAACAAATCTTTAACAACAACTTttggaatattttatttttctttttctttttttttgtccgaattaaaaaaaaatgattggcCAATCGCGGACTCCCACGTGGCGGTGGAACCCGCACACAGTGAAGAGGTTGTCAGAAAAGAAATCCGTAAATTGAGACTTCAAGAGACAATTGTGGCAcagaattttaaatatttgggcctcacatattattataataatttgtcGTTAAGGATTTGTTGTTGTGGGTGCAATGCCTTTGCAGCGGAGTATATGGAGATTCTGTAAGCAAGGAGTCATTGAAGGACTTCCATAGAAGAAGAGTCCAAATCCTAGCAAAATCGGGAGCCGATCTAATTGCGTTTGAGACCATTCCAAATAAGCTCGAAGCTGAGGTAGATAAAGTTCTGTTAAATTTTGACTGTTTGTGGGGGTTACGAACCAGTATACGAGTCTCCCTAGTGGTGGGCCATTCTTCACATATCTTACATATTAGTTAAGCGTTAGTAGTGACTGTTTTGGCCGTTGTGATTATATTCTACAAGTATAGTTGTTACACGATTTGGTTTAGATTTCTACAtactgtatataaatatattatttttcaatgaAACATAGGCTTACGTGGATCTTCTTGAAGAGGAAGGCATAGACATTCCAGCATGGTTCGCGTTCACTTCCAAGGATGGAGTCACTGTGCCAAGTGGAGAGTCTATTATAGAATGCGCGGAAGTGGCAGATTCTTGCAAGAAACTGGTGGCCATTGGAATCAATTGTACTGCACCAAGATACATTAGTGATTTGGTTATCTCCTTGCGCCaggtaattaatatatatagtaaatagaCGCAATTATGGGATTAGGGTTTTCCCATTGTTTTATGCCTTGCGGCTGAAGCAACTATCTTTTTATTCCAGGTGACTCACAAACCGATCATTGTCTACCCAAATAGTGGAGAAGTCTATGACGGTCTGAACAAGAAATGGATTGTGAGAGTTTCTATAAAGAAACCTggtaattataaaacaaagttACAAATCTGACTTTTGGGGAATTTATTTTATGGCAGAAATCAGAGGAAGAATCTGAGGAGGATTTTGTGTCGTATGTAAGTAGATGGAGAGAAGAAGGAGCATCTCTGTTTGGAGGGTGTTGTCGGACTACTCCAAACACCATCAAAGCCATTACTAATGTTCTCTCATGTGAGTCTTCGGCACCATCCAAACTCAAATTCTGGTAGAAGACTTGTCATCGATGGAGTTTCTGCGCTTGTGGTGTCAGGTAGGACGAGTTTGGAATATACATAGGCGCAGATGATCTTATGGACACTAATACGTTTCTTTCTGTGTTActagataatttatatatatatccttgtcTTTTGTCGCAGCTAAAAGAATGTCAACTATGATAGTAGGTTATAATGCCGGATATGATAATAAGAGTATTGTCTCATCGCGGGATATAAGTGATGGTTTAATGTTGATGTAAAAGAAGCATATTTCTATATGTGGTGTAAAACGCGATGTAATGAATAAACTTCTACTTGTCTTCTGTGTATGAGCAATATTTCATTcctcaataaatatataaaagaggGATACAGAACAATGCTTAATTAATGTGGGTGAAACCCAAGATTTGCGTTTAGAATAAATTTGTGAGGAACTTAAATTCTtcgtaaattttcaaaaagtttaattCCTACGTAAGATTACGAGAATACTTGGGATTTTTGTTCGTGAATAAACGATTTGCGAAGAAATAACTTTATTTACAAATCATTATGTTTCTTATAgtgtataatattaatatacttttattatataattaaaatttaaagttaaaagtTCAGACCATTTATATAATCTCTCACATTTTTTGTTAGGTTCCTCATACGATATCTCACTTTATATGTTCTTTCAGATACTTCTTAATTTTTAGTTAGACTGTTTATTggtgtgttacaaaaaaatattagactGTTTATTGAAAGATTTTGAGCTCACCACTAGAAATATGTTTAAATCTcttgaagttttaaaaatatgttcaaaaaaaaaaaatctcttgaaGTTTTTTCTCATTGTtgatgaaaaagagaaaaagagctGATACgcgttcatcattttttttgttggaaaatTACATGGTATagcatacaaaaaaattataattcattcTATAACTAATTATCCTAACTTATCGACGTACCATGTgacttttatataatattgtcATTTTGTCCTTCTATTCTACCGGCAAAACCTGCAAACAAAAACAGTTtacattaatagttattaacaaCAAAAGTACCTTGTGGTCCTCCAACATTCACACaccttttgcaaattattttttatttggtaaatCCATAATAGCTTTGTGAAGAAAAAGACCGTTTGCAAAGGCTTTGATGGTCACGGATGGAAATCGGAGATTTGAAATCTACATATGTGATGAGCCATTCTAGGTGCGGCGCCAGTATGACTGAATTCTTTCCGATTCTACTTCACATGTACGTTTTGCGGAAGATACTTTTAACTACTATAAGTCACGGTTGCAATACTGTTCCATTCTATTAGACGGTTTTATTATGTTTCATTCTATTTGACAATACTATTTTAGCATGTTCTATTCCACTTGACGATATTAATAGAAAGTATtctattttgtttagaaatatagtttttaattttcttaagttgatatttgggtttagggtttatatgtGGGATTAAAGTTTAGAGATAAGAGTTCAGGGGtagtatttagaaggtgaggGGATATGGTTGGGGTCACCATTAACTTATTTCATAGAATAAtagacatttcataatttcactaATACATATTATGCTATTTATTCTGTtctattctatttgggtttatggtttatatatgggtttatggtttatgttTGGGTTTACGATTTATATctgagtttatggtttatatttgggtttaggatttaatgattagggtttagggtttagtatttaggaatTCAGGTGGGGTTGAGATAAATTTAGTATATAGGGGTTATATTCATATACTACTTGAGTGATGCAGAAtacattctttattttttatttttatttatacgaAGTAAAGAATTGTTTGACGTAACTAATTTACGTGAACTGGAAATAATAGTGCTTCACTCCTATCCATAATGACGACGTGAtgcactctctctttctttcaccGGAGACTTGCTAATGAAATGGATATAACTCAATAAAATACAAGACAAAAGCTAGTTACTTAATAACGTCAAAATCAAtgctattttcttaattttcattCAAAATTTGGCTACTGGGAAGATTCTCCCTTTTTTTCGTCCGTGCAGCACCCACTTAATTAAAAAAGGGCTTATTTGCGATCTAACCAAATTTAAAAGTGAAATTAGGTAGATAGCATTAATTTTGACATAATGAAAAATCTAACATTTATACCCAAAATTAGCCGGTTATACCCTTTCCACTTGAAGTTACCCGGTAAACATGATGtatcacaaataatatatggtGAGGAGTGACTTAAAACTATGTCATGTGAAAGAAAAGAGACATCCACGTAACACATTTAATGACCacgtacatatatatacacagtGTTCTATTCTACATCGCCGAAATAGTATAGGAGGACGCAACAACATCTACAATCCTTAAACACTACCCCAACGCAACTCATAAATAcgaaactctaaaccttaattATTAAGCCCTAATTACTAAACTCTGaacccaaatataaatcataaatctaagtataaaccctaaaccctaaactttaaacccatatatcaaatataaaatgagtaGATTTCAATAAAGAACGTATTCCATATCACCGAAATAAAATAGAACTCTAACCCCACACACAactcctaaatactaaacccaacCTTGACTTTTAATTACAAAACAATAAACAGTTTTCAATAAACCCAAACCTAAATGTAAACTactacatatttataatttttaaatagtataggACATCAACTCTATCTCAACCCCTACAATCTAGATACTAAACTTTATCTCAACCccaccccaaaccctaaatactaaaccctaaaccctaatcagtgaaccataaacccaaatataaaccataaacccaaatagaatggaacaaaataaatagcatagtacatactggtgaaattatgaaatatatatgattgCATGAAAGAAGTCAATGATGACTCCAACCATAACTCCTCACCTTCTAATTagtaaaccataaaccataatcactaaaccctacacccaaatatcaaaatataaaaatatacacaatATTATGCAAtattaaatcatattatataatattaaactatacaatATAAATCATAGTACGATTTTTACAGATTCAAACATATGTAATGATAGttagatattaataaaattacaaaatatatttctaaacaaaataaaacactcTTTATTAATCGTCAAATGGAATGAAACATGATAAAATAGTATAGTAACAAAGAGGTAGAAAACAACAAGACACATCTGGAAGTTGCCGCGTCTCCTCTTCTGCCAGACAAGACACCATCGATTTCTCAATCAGAGAAATCTCCCCTTCAGTCACCCACCAAGAATGTGAAGATGCTATACTCCTGGAAAAATCAACTCCGATAATTGTGTCCATCTCATTGCTCTCTCCCAAATTTGAGAATCAAACGATTCAATTTCTcgagaaagaagaaagataaaaataacGGAGATGATGACAGAGCAAATACGGCGGCGACTATGAAAAAAATGATGATTGTTTTGTTGGTTGTACATATAGAGGTGATTGAAGCTATGTGACAGAGATTTATGTGTTCGTcgtataaaaacataaatttgagagagagagagagagagagagagagagagagagagagagagagagagagagagagagagagagagagagagagagagagagagagagagagagagagagagagagagagagagagagagagagagagagagagagagagagagagagagagagagaagagagagaggagagagagagagagagagagagagagagagagaagaaagagagaagaagagacaaattttgagagagagagagagagagagagagagagagagaagaagaaaacaaatttgagagagagagagagagagagagagagagagagagaaacatgaagaacaaagaagaagaaaacaaattatgtgTGGATGTATGACTTTCGAGTGGACACGTAAATGATTATGGGGGCAAGTGCACCCATAATCCTCTACCTAGGTTCGCCAGTGAGCTTGGTGATGATTGcagattatataaaaaataaagcagTTTGATAATGGAAAAGTAGATCAAAACGTGGGATCTAAATTCTGAGAAAAAAGTAAAATAGATAGTGTGAATTGCAAAAAATATGGGATGAAGAAGAATTTCAATcgattataatttttgtttttgtaaatcaAATCCACGTATGAGAATTTTATTTGTTAGGTGACTTGTGCTTATCTTTTTGTTGGGCTGGTTACTTATAACTATCTTTGTACTGTTCATTTTGTGATGACGTGTCAATTTTttctaaacaaataataaaatacatagaaaattcgaaaaaataaaaaaaaaacttgaaaattcaaaaaaataacatttggaaattaaaaataaaataaaataatttttttaaattaatccggttataaaccaataaatatatataatataataacttgAATGGTGATTctagattctgtttttttttttggtttttgatttttttttaatttttcatttattaatacttaccttattaatttttttgcgaaactaaatatgtttttataaaccACTTAAAATGTTTTTGACCTTAACTATAATATTGTAAGTtagtttgaaatataattaagaGATATCGAAGTATGCCTCAAGATTTGTATATGTTAGGTTTTGGTGTGAATGGAATTTCTTAGATaagtaacatatattttaatttctctAAAGTTTGAttagtaatttatttaatttcaaagttatttactatttttaagaacttcacttataatttaatttctttttaaacaaacttaaagttactaaaataaatatcattttaataaataataccaATAATtggattaatttttaaaatttaataaattaaagattaataaatcaaaattttaaaaaaaatcaaaaaccaaaaaccagaaTCTAGAATCACCATTcaagttattatattatatatagttattggtttataattgaattattttaaaaatattttattttatttttaattttgaaatgttattttttatattttccgaatttttatattttttatatttttttgaatttttcaaatgttttctatttttttcaaattttttcgaattttctatgtgttttttttaagaaaaaaagaaaagaaaaatcgaCACATCATAAGAAAATGAACAGTACATGTCACCTAGTGTTATGATAAAACTGTCACTTTCAAGATTTCAAGCGTTAGTAAAAAACGTTCAGTGTTTAAAGTGCGAGAATATGACACTCTTAGGGTTTAAAATGCGATTTCCcgatatttatataattatataaaaggaaaattCTACTAGatagacattttcaagtttttattacaaaatttatcttaaaaaaatgaacaaaatattttatttaataggtaaaaagacCTTAATActctagatatataaataaaaaataaaaaaataaaaaataaaaaaaaaatattttttttatactttgagaatatatgttttcaaatccgaacttttttacaaatttcgtttttgaattttttttttgtaattcgaaatactttttgaaactatttttcaaaattttatttttaaacttttaatatttattttttattttataaaattttaaaacttaatccaaagaatataaatgtatatttttctatttaatgaaataatgtggtcattttgatccttaaaatctatatttgtgacaatgatttttttttattgctatcttaaaatatttctctatataaaatgtaaaagataaaacaaaaacaagaagataaaaagtacattaggtataaattttatataaatatattttgtgctATTATgatgaataaatataataagaaactaaaaaatattaagtttacAAGCTGATtacaagttttaaaaatctagttaaaataaattatgtattgaaactaaatatatatatttatttattaaaagttaattaataatttaacagagatttttgttaaaataatatatatatatatatatttttttttttttgaatagagCCCCTAATCCTGTGCTGAGTGTCTGAAGAGCTTTGATTATAAAAGTGGataaaagtttgaattttgaCCCACACTGAATCTACTAGAGCCAACAATGGCGATACTGGGTACTGTTCTCCATCTCTCTCCTGTGGTCTTCGCCACTTCAACTTCAAGACCATTTCTTCCAAACCAGACCCACCGCACCAAACCCACCACGAATAGCCTCTCATCACCAATCACCTCGTTAAAGAAGTGCAAAACCATCGACGAACTCAAGCTCTTCCACCACTCCCTCGCGAAGCAAGGCCTTGACAACGACGTCTCCGCCATAACCAAGCTCGTAGCTCGAAGCTGCGAATTGGGCACTCGCGAAAGCCTAACCTTTGCGAGACAGCTGTTTGATATCTCCTACGGGTCTCGTTACATGTACAACTCTTTGATCCGTGGGTACGCGTCCTCTGGGCTATGTGAAGAAGCGTTACTGCTCTTTCTCCGAATGATGATCGACGGGGTCTCTCCGGATAAGTACACGTTCCCCTTTGGATTGAGCGCGTGTGCCAAAAGTAGAACGATTCGTGACGGGGTTCAGATTCATGGGTTGATCGTTAGGATGGATTACGCTAAGGATCTGTTCGTGCAGAACTCGTTGGTTCATTTCTACGCGGAGTGTGGAGATCTTGTTTGTGCGCGGAAGGTGTTCGATGGAATGCCTCAGAGAAACGTAGTTTCTTGGACGAGTATGATTTGCGGTTACGCGAGGCGTGGTTTTGCTGAAGAAGctgttgatttgtttttcgagatgatgagaagtgaAGACGTGAGGCCTAACTCGGTCACGATGGTGTGTGTGATCTCCGCTTGTGCTAAGCTAGAGGATCTTGAAATAGGCGAAAAGGTTCATGCTTTTATCAGCAGTTCTGGCGTTGAAGTGAATGATGTTATGGTTAGTGCTCTGGTCGATATGTATATGAAATGTAATGATAATGATACAGCAAAGCAGCTTTTTGAGCAATACGGTGCGAGGAATTTGGATTTGTGCAACGCCATGGCCTCGAATTACGTACGCCAGGGGTTAACGAAGGAGGCTTTAGATGTCTTGAGTCTAATGATGGACTCTGGTGTTAGACCTGATAGGATCTCAATGTTGAGTGCGATTTCATCTTGTTCACAACTGAAGAACGTTCTGCGGGGAAAGAGTTGTCATGGATATGTACTGAGGAATGGGTTTGAAAGTTGGGATAACGTAAGTAATGCTCTGATTGATATGTACATGAAGTGTCGGAAGCAAGATACTGCGGTTAAGATCGTTGATCGGATGATGAACAAGACAGTTGTCACGTGGAACTCAATAATCGCTGGATATATTGAGAATGGTGATGTGGATGCAGCTTGGGAAACATTCAACACCATGCCTGAGAAGAACATTGTTTCTTGGAACACGATCATTGGCGGTTTGGTTCAAGAAGGCATGTTCGAGGAAGCGATTGAAGTTTTCCGGTCTATGCAAAGCGAAGAGGGTGTTGATGCGGATGGAGTGACGATGATGAGCATTGCATCTGCTTGTGGGCACTTGGGAGCTCTTGATCTTGCAAAATGGATATATTACTACGTTGAGAAGAACAAGATTCAGCTTGATGTCAAACTTGGTACCACTTTAGTGGATATGTTTTCCAGGTGTGGCGATCCCGAAACCGCACTGTCTATATTCGATGGTTTGGCTAACAGAGATGTCTCGGCTTGGACAGCTGCTATAAGAGCAATGGCGATGTCAGGAAACGCTGAGAGGGCCATAGGGCTTTTCGATGAGATGATTGAACAAGGTTTGAAACCGGATGGGGTAGTGTTTGTTGGAGCGTTGACAGCTTGTAGCCATGGTGGATTGGTCCAACAAGGTAAGGAGATCTTCGAGTCAATGGAGAAAGTTCACGGAGTTTCTCCTGAAGAAGTGCACTATGGATGCATGGTTGATCTACTTGGTCGAGCAGGACTGTTGGAGGAAGCTCTGCAACTTATAA
It encodes the following:
- the LOC106455056 gene encoding homocysteine S-methyltransferase 3, whose amino-acid sequence is MGSLVKKGTSSSLMTEFLEKCGGYAVVDGGFATELERHGADIKDPLWSAKCLITSPHLVTKVHLDYLESGANIIITASYQATIQGFVAKGLSVGEAESLLRRSVELSCEAREIFYNRCNKGSWDFDHVGKASRRPVLVAASVGSYGAYLADGSEYSGVYGDSVSKESLKDFHRRRVQILAKSGADLIAFETIPNKLEAEAYVDLLEEEGIDIPAWFAFTSKDGVTVPSGESIIECAEVADSCKKLVAIGINCTAPRYISDLVISLRQVTHKPIIVYPNSGEVYDGLNKKWIKSEEESEEDFVSYVSRWREEGASLFGGCCRTTPNTIKAITNVLSCESSAPSKLKFW
- the LOC106451772 gene encoding pentatricopeptide repeat-containing protein At3g22690-like, with product MAILGTVLHLSPVVFATSTSRPFLPNQTHRTKPTTNSLSSPITSLKKCKTIDELKLFHHSLAKQGLDNDVSAITKLVARSCELGTRESLTFARQLFDISYGSRYMYNSLIRGYASSGLCEEALLLFLRMMIDGVSPDKYTFPFGLSACAKSRTIRDGVQIHGLIVRMDYAKDLFVQNSLVHFYAECGDLVCARKVFDGMPQRNVVSWTSMICGYARRGFAEEAVDLFFEMMRSEDVRPNSVTMVCVISACAKLEDLEIGEKVHAFISSSGVEVNDVMVSALVDMYMKCNDNDTAKQLFEQYGARNLDLCNAMASNYVRQGLTKEALDVLSLMMDSGVRPDRISMLSAISSCSQLKNVLRGKSCHGYVLRNGFESWDNVSNALIDMYMKCRKQDTAVKIVDRMMNKTVVTWNSIIAGYIENGDVDAAWETFNTMPEKNIVSWNTIIGGLVQEGMFEEAIEVFRSMQSEEGVDADGVTMMSIASACGHLGALDLAKWIYYYVEKNKIQLDVKLGTTLVDMFSRCGDPETALSIFDGLANRDVSAWTAAIRAMAMSGNAERAIGLFDEMIEQGLKPDGVVFVGALTACSHGGLVQQGKEIFESMEKVHGVSPEEVHYGCMVDLLGRAGLLEEALQLIKSMPLEPNDVIWNSLLAACRVQGNVEMAAYAAGKIRVLAPKRTGSYVLLSNVYASAGRWNDVAKVRLSMKEKGLRKPPGTSLIEIQGKTHEFTSGDESHPEMPKIEAMLDEVSRELGHVPDLSSVLMDVDEQEKRFMLSRHSEKLAMAFGLISTNKGTRIRIVKNLRVCSDCHSFAKSASKVYNREIVLRDNNRFHFISQGKCSCNDFW